In Natronococcus occultus SP4, the following proteins share a genomic window:
- the leuD gene encoding 3-isopropylmalate dehydratase small subunit → MSREDERSESSERASSAEQRSADHSSGQSPQEDGRTPASTAEDREIRTDGGDDVEIPEVNHVSGSGLPIRGNDIDTDQIIPARFMKVVTFDGLGEFAFFDQRFDEDDDQKDHPFNEERFQDSSVMVVNSNFGCGSSREHAPQALMRWGIDAIIGESFAEIFAGNCLALGIPTVTADGETIEALQDWVDENPDGDVEIDVAAETVTYGEETIDVTVDDAQRKALVEGVWDTTALMKSNAGAVRDTARELPYVESEAIPEAE, encoded by the coding sequence ATGAGCCGCGAGGACGAGCGAAGCGAGTCCTCGGAACGAGCGAGTAGCGCGGAGCAACGCTCCGCGGACCATTCGAGCGGGCAAAGCCCGCAAGAAGACGGGCGAACGCCCGCGAGCACCGCCGAGGATCGGGAGATCCGAACCGACGGCGGCGACGACGTAGAGATCCCCGAGGTCAACCACGTGTCGGGCTCCGGACTTCCGATCCGGGGTAACGACATCGACACCGACCAGATCATCCCCGCGCGATTTATGAAGGTCGTCACCTTCGACGGGCTGGGCGAGTTCGCCTTCTTCGACCAGCGGTTCGACGAGGACGACGACCAGAAGGACCACCCGTTCAACGAGGAGCGGTTCCAGGATTCGTCGGTGATGGTGGTCAACTCGAACTTCGGCTGTGGCTCCTCGCGCGAGCACGCCCCGCAGGCGCTGATGCGCTGGGGGATCGACGCGATCATCGGCGAGAGCTTCGCCGAAATCTTCGCGGGCAACTGCCTCGCGCTCGGCATTCCGACCGTCACGGCCGATGGCGAGACGATCGAGGCGCTCCAGGACTGGGTCGACGAGAACCCCGACGGCGACGTCGAGATCGACGTCGCGGCCGAAACGGTCACCTACGGGGAGGAGACGATCGACGTCACCGTCGACGACGCCCAGCGCAAGGCCTTAGTCGAGGGCGTCTGGGACACGACGGCGCTGATGAAGTCGAACGCTGGCGCGGTTCGGGACAC